A region from the Halobacillus mangrovi genome encodes:
- a CDS encoding LamB/YcsF family protein — translation MKVDLNCDMGESFGMYELGNDEGMMPYITSANIACGYHAGDPTIMRKTIELAKEHNVQIGAHPSFPDLMGFGRRHMNCTASEIKDYVLYQLGALREFARANGVPIAHCKPHGALYMMAMEDEKVAKAILEGIAKTDDNMIVFAMNNSAVVEVGEKMGVRVAKETYSDREHTETGSIIMTRKGSEIGDYDSMADRVVRMVKEGKVTAHTGNDADVIAETVCIHGDTPGAVKLAKTVHEKLTHNGVEVAPIQNIL, via the coding sequence GTGAAGGTAGATTTGAATTGCGATATGGGAGAAAGCTTTGGTATGTATGAGTTAGGCAATGACGAAGGAATGATGCCATATATTACTTCAGCGAATATTGCTTGCGGATATCATGCTGGAGATCCCACGATTATGAGGAAGACAATAGAACTTGCGAAAGAACACAACGTTCAAATCGGTGCACATCCATCTTTTCCCGATTTAATGGGCTTTGGCCGCAGGCATATGAACTGTACGGCTTCTGAAATAAAAGACTATGTTCTCTATCAATTAGGGGCTTTACGAGAGTTCGCTCGGGCTAATGGTGTTCCTATCGCCCATTGCAAACCCCACGGTGCCCTTTATATGATGGCTATGGAAGACGAGAAGGTAGCAAAAGCCATTCTTGAAGGGATCGCAAAAACGGATGACAACATGATCGTTTTTGCCATGAACAACTCCGCCGTCGTTGAAGTTGGAGAAAAAATGGGGGTTCGTGTCGCTAAAGAGACCTACTCAGATCGTGAACACACGGAAACAGGATCCATCATCATGACCCGTAAAGGTTCAGAAATAGGGGATTATGATTCTATGGCAGACCGCGTCGTCCGAATGGTCAAGGAAGGGAAAGTTACCGCCCACACTGGAAACGATGCGGATGTAATTGCAGAAACCGTCTGCATTCATGGAGATACTCCAGGCGCAGTTAAATTAGCGAAAACGGTTCATGAGAAACTTACCCATAACGGTGTCGAAGTAGCACCTATTCAAAACATTCTTTAA